One genomic segment of Nonomuraea coxensis DSM 45129 includes these proteins:
- a CDS encoding helix-turn-helix domain-containing protein, whose amino-acid sequence MSAESAEGKLLSYAPGSPTVLRILLGTQLRRLRTDKGISREDAGYSIRASHAKISRLELGQVSFKQRDVADLLTLYGVTDPGERQQLLDLAKQANAPGWWHKYGDVLPAWFEVYIGLEGAASSIRTYENQFVPGLLQTAGYARAVIELAHEKATRAELDRRVALRTTRQRRLESGLTLWAVIDEAVVRRTLGGPDTMRAQIAHLLDVTAERNITVQVMPFDRGGHAAAGGPFSILRFPERELPDVVYMEQLTSALYLDKPADSDHYMEVMDRLSVQAETPKETRRFLERLIA is encoded by the coding sequence GTGAGCGCAGAGAGCGCGGAGGGGAAGCTTCTCAGCTATGCGCCGGGGAGCCCGACGGTGCTGCGGATCCTGCTCGGAACCCAGCTCCGCAGGCTTCGTACGGACAAGGGTATCTCGCGGGAGGACGCCGGATACTCGATTCGCGCGTCTCACGCGAAGATCAGCCGGCTGGAGCTCGGCCAGGTGAGCTTCAAGCAACGCGACGTGGCCGACCTGCTGACCCTGTACGGGGTCACCGACCCCGGCGAGCGCCAGCAGCTCCTCGACCTCGCCAAGCAGGCCAACGCCCCGGGCTGGTGGCACAAGTACGGCGACGTGCTGCCCGCCTGGTTCGAGGTCTACATCGGCCTGGAAGGGGCCGCGTCGAGCATCCGCACCTACGAGAACCAGTTCGTCCCCGGCCTGCTGCAGACCGCCGGCTACGCGCGGGCGGTCATCGAGCTGGCCCACGAGAAGGCGACGAGGGCCGAGCTGGACCGCCGGGTCGCCCTGCGCACCACCCGTCAGCGGCGGCTGGAGAGCGGCCTGACCCTGTGGGCGGTCATCGACGAGGCGGTGGTGCGGCGCACGCTCGGCGGTCCCGACACCATGCGCGCCCAGATCGCCCACCTGCTGGACGTCACGGCCGAGCGCAACATCACCGTCCAGGTCATGCCGTTCGACCGGGGCGGGCACGCCGCGGCGGGCGGGCCGTTCAGCATCCTGCGCTTCCCGGAGCGCGAGCTGCCCGACGTGGTCTACATGGAGCAGCTCACCAGCGCCCTCTACCTGGACAAGCCGGCAGACTCCGACCACTACATGGAGGTCATGGACCGGCTCAGCGTCCAGGCGGAGACGCCGAAGGAGACCCGCCGGTTCCTGGAGCGCCTTATTGCGTGA
- a CDS encoding maleylpyruvate isomerase N-terminal domain-containing protein, with amino-acid sequence MTRSARVPVTADDLLRVVHLAVDLLAGAPAGAWEGRAGSLEWTCRETADHLADDLFAYAAQLGPRRPPLTDYVPFAVSVRREGAPVETIRTRPEAGPEGLLQVVEACGALLAAMVRTAPPDVLAHHGFGDADPEGFAAMGLVETLVHTYDLAEGLGLTWEPPADVCARVLDRLFPDAPGDVEPWPALLWATGRAELPGRPRLTEWRWYSAPRD; translated from the coding sequence ATGACACGTTCTGCGCGGGTTCCTGTGACGGCCGACGACCTGCTGCGGGTCGTGCATCTCGCCGTCGATCTGCTCGCCGGCGCGCCCGCGGGCGCGTGGGAGGGCAGGGCGGGTTCGCTGGAGTGGACGTGCCGCGAGACCGCCGACCATCTGGCCGACGACCTGTTCGCCTACGCGGCGCAGCTCGGCCCGCGCCGCCCGCCCTTGACGGACTATGTCCCCTTCGCGGTGAGCGTCCGCAGGGAGGGCGCTCCCGTGGAGACCATCCGCACCCGGCCGGAGGCGGGGCCGGAAGGGCTGCTGCAGGTGGTGGAGGCGTGCGGCGCGCTGCTGGCCGCGATGGTGCGCACCGCGCCGCCGGACGTGCTCGCCCATCACGGGTTCGGCGACGCCGACCCCGAGGGCTTCGCCGCGATGGGGCTCGTGGAGACGCTCGTGCACACGTACGACCTGGCCGAGGGCCTGGGCCTGACGTGGGAACCACCCGCGGACGTGTGCGCGCGGGTGCTGGACCGGCTCTTCCCCGACGCCCCCGGGGACGTCGAGCCGTGGCCGGCGCTGCTGTGGGCGACGGGACGCGCCGAGCTCCCGGGGCGCCCGCGCCTCACGGAGTGGCGCTGGTACAGCGCGCCCCGGGACTGA
- a CDS encoding phosphoribosyltransferase encodes MELFADRAEAGRRLAERLLDAHDPVLLALPRGGVAVAVPVARRLGVPLDVLVTRKIGYPPQPELGVGAIAEGGEPVFDRTLLRRLGMTADSVADVVERERRELARRVRVYRGDRPLPSLAGREVIVVDDGLATGGTARAALRAVAAAGPAKVTLAVPVGALGTVESLRREADEVVALLTPVDFRAVGQWYEHFEQLTDADVLDLLGQP; translated from the coding sequence ATGGAGCTCTTCGCGGACCGGGCCGAGGCCGGCAGGCGCCTGGCCGAGCGGCTGCTGGATGCCCACGATCCCGTGCTGCTCGCGCTGCCGCGCGGCGGCGTGGCGGTGGCGGTGCCCGTCGCGCGCCGGCTCGGCGTGCCCCTGGACGTGCTCGTGACGAGGAAGATCGGCTATCCGCCGCAGCCCGAGCTGGGCGTCGGCGCCATCGCCGAGGGCGGTGAGCCGGTGTTCGACCGGACCTTGCTGCGCCGGCTCGGCATGACGGCCGACTCGGTCGCCGACGTGGTGGAGCGGGAGCGGCGCGAGCTGGCCCGCCGGGTGCGGGTCTACCGCGGCGACCGGCCGCTGCCCTCGCTCGCGGGCCGCGAGGTGATCGTCGTGGACGACGGCCTCGCCACCGGCGGCACGGCGCGGGCGGCGCTGCGGGCGGTGGCCGCGGCCGGGCCCGCGAAGGTGACGCTGGCGGTGCCGGTGGGGGCGCTCGGCACGGTGGAGTCGTTGCGGCGCGAGGCCGACGAGGTGGTGGCGCTGCTCACGCCGGTGGACTTCCGCGCGGTGGGCCAGTGGTACGAGCACTTCGAGCAGCTCACCGACGCCGACGTGCTGGACCTGCTGGGACAGCCGTGA
- a CDS encoding WhiB family transcriptional regulator: MSQVRRQLARPRPSWGWQDDAACRGEDLVLFFGPDGERQPERDVRERKAKAICAQCPVRNECLDYALSRPEKYGTWGGLNEDERASERRRRMRRAASAGISAA, encoded by the coding sequence ATGTCTCAGGTACGTCGGCAGCTCGCCCGCCCGCGCCCCAGCTGGGGTTGGCAGGATGATGCCGCGTGCCGGGGTGAGGACCTCGTGCTCTTCTTCGGCCCCGACGGGGAGCGGCAGCCCGAGCGTGACGTACGTGAGCGGAAGGCCAAGGCGATCTGCGCCCAGTGCCCCGTCCGCAACGAGTGCCTTGACTACGCGCTGTCCCGGCCGGAGAAGTACGGCACGTGGGGCGGTCTCAACGAGGACGAGCGCGCCAGCGAGCGTCGCCGTCGCATGCGCCGCGCGGCCAGCGCCGGCATCTCCGCGGCCTGA
- a CDS encoding DUF397 domain-containing protein — translation MHEFRNGTPAGRLPVVWRKSRRSNPNGNCVEVATLPNGEIAMRNSRFPEGPALVYTPAEIAAFVLGAKDGEFDDLIV, via the coding sequence ATGCACGAGTTCCGGAACGGAACCCCCGCCGGCCGCCTTCCCGTCGTCTGGCGCAAGAGCAGGCGGAGCAATCCCAACGGCAACTGCGTCGAGGTGGCGACCCTGCCCAACGGGGAGATCGCCATGCGCAACTCACGCTTTCCCGAGGGGCCGGCGCTGGTCTACACCCCCGCCGAGATCGCCGCGTTCGTCCTCGGGGCCAAGGACGGGGAGTTCGACGACCTCATCGTGTGA
- the rsgA gene encoding ribosome small subunit-dependent GTPase A produces the protein MSFSDLSLLGWTGSRAAELPDDTVPARVARVDRGAAEVIAADGQHHVRYSAPVRRASAADPVALPCVGDWVALRLLPEGRYELDAVLPRSTAFVRGGVSRDSVGGLSGDGQGQVLAANVDVVFVAEPSMHSTDFADLGRIERLVALAWESGGTPVVLVTKSDLFDDGLDDLLADVRTAAPGVDVHAVSSLRGEGVELVGSYLGGSRTAVILGPSGAGKSTLVNALAGADVMETQQVRAADGRGRHTTVHRELIPLRGGGIVIDTPGIRRIGLYDMNQGVDLVFSDIEELAERCRFGDCGHDGEPGCAVRAAVESGELPERRLESWRKLQREAAWMASRTDARLRKEQQNKWKIITKEMRRSGRNRP, from the coding sequence GTGTCTTTCTCTGACCTTTCCCTGCTCGGCTGGACCGGCTCGCGCGCCGCCGAGCTGCCCGACGACACCGTCCCGGCCCGTGTGGCCAGGGTCGACCGCGGCGCCGCCGAGGTGATCGCGGCCGACGGCCAGCACCACGTCCGCTACTCCGCGCCCGTGCGCCGGGCCTCGGCGGCCGACCCGGTCGCGCTGCCCTGCGTCGGCGACTGGGTGGCGCTCCGGCTGCTGCCCGAGGGCCGCTACGAGCTCGACGCGGTGCTGCCGCGCAGCACCGCCTTCGTCCGCGGCGGCGTGAGCCGCGACTCGGTCGGCGGCCTGTCCGGCGACGGCCAGGGCCAGGTGCTCGCCGCCAACGTGGACGTGGTCTTCGTGGCCGAGCCGTCCATGCACTCCACCGACTTCGCCGATCTCGGCCGCATCGAGCGGCTGGTCGCGCTCGCCTGGGAGTCCGGCGGCACGCCGGTCGTGCTCGTCACGAAGTCCGACCTGTTCGACGACGGCCTGGACGACCTGCTCGCCGACGTCCGCACGGCCGCGCCAGGCGTGGACGTGCACGCCGTCTCGTCGCTGCGCGGCGAGGGGGTGGAGCTGGTCGGCTCCTACCTCGGCGGCTCCCGTACGGCGGTGATCCTCGGCCCGTCCGGGGCCGGCAAGTCCACCCTGGTCAACGCGCTGGCTGGCGCGGACGTGATGGAGACCCAGCAGGTGCGCGCCGCCGACGGGCGCGGCAGGCACACCACCGTGCACCGGGAGCTGATCCCGCTGCGCGGCGGCGGCATCGTCATCGACACGCCGGGCATCCGCCGCATCGGCCTGTACGACATGAACCAGGGCGTCGACCTCGTCTTCTCCGACATCGAGGAGCTGGCCGAGCGGTGCAGGTTCGGCGACTGCGGGCACGACGGCGAGCCGGGCTGCGCGGTGCGGGCCGCCGTGGAGAGCGGCGAGCTGCCGGAGCGACGCCTGGAGAGCTGGCGCAAGCTGCAGCGGGAGGCGGCCTGGATGGCGTCGAGGACCGACGCGCGGCTGCGCAAGGAGCAGCAGAACAAGTGGAAGATCATCACGAAGGAGATGCGCCGCTCGGGCCGTAACCGGCCCTGA
- a CDS encoding ATP-binding protein produces the protein MTTFDARPQAAIGSRPPGWLFSILVDGLAGECDAVFPFHERTALEPACVSTARRFVDRTLGSWGVGDLAFECQLVVSELVTNAIRHGGGAAQLRLLTHGPELACVVTDHSRTVPVAASPDVFSEFGRGLRLVDALCTGWGWLTTSTSRKLVWAVLAN, from the coding sequence ATGACGACTTTCGACGCTCGGCCGCAAGCCGCCATCGGTTCCCGGCCTCCTGGCTGGCTGTTCTCCATCTTGGTGGACGGCCTCGCCGGTGAGTGCGACGCCGTCTTCCCCTTTCACGAGCGGACAGCACTGGAGCCCGCCTGCGTCTCCACCGCCCGCCGCTTCGTCGACCGGACGCTGGGCTCGTGGGGCGTCGGCGATCTCGCCTTCGAGTGCCAGCTCGTGGTCTCCGAGCTGGTGACCAACGCGATCCGGCACGGCGGCGGCGCCGCCCAGCTCCGGCTGCTGACCCACGGCCCCGAGCTCGCCTGCGTCGTGACCGACCACAGCCGCACCGTGCCCGTGGCCGCGTCGCCCGACGTGTTCTCCGAGTTCGGGCGGGGGCTGCGGCTGGTCGACGCCCTCTGCACCGGCTGGGGCTGGCTCACGACCAGCACCAGCCGCAAGCTCGTCTGGGCCGTGCTCGCCAACTGA
- a CDS encoding sucrase ferredoxin has protein sequence MPTLASATVGARLWLLVEYPGPWPSHLESFELPEEISELVRRALARGIRPQLIRRPGRRTRPREQGIRVLLAYAAGERPWLAGGVVAGPEDLDLDALVAGVVPESCILEDEPVFLVCTHAKRNVCCARIGLPLARSLAEKLPDRVWETSHVGGDRYAANLVCLPHGIFYGSMSQAAALAAANAYRSGEVILDRYRGRAGIPEPLQAVEHFARAHTGECSVGAVAVESSRTDGDVTEAIVRVRTKRRGDVRFQVVIEPSAFTTPCGTACAETISTYRLVSLDRLTPVRYATPALA, from the coding sequence GTGCCCACTCTTGCCAGCGCCACCGTGGGCGCCCGGCTGTGGCTGCTCGTCGAGTATCCCGGCCCCTGGCCCTCCCACCTGGAAAGCTTCGAACTTCCTGAAGAAATCTCAGAACTGGTCCGCCGGGCGCTCGCACGCGGTATCAGGCCCCAGCTGATCCGCCGTCCAGGACGCCGGACCCGCCCGCGGGAGCAGGGCATCCGTGTGCTACTCGCGTACGCGGCAGGGGAGCGTCCCTGGCTCGCCGGCGGCGTCGTCGCAGGTCCCGAAGATCTTGACCTGGACGCGCTGGTGGCCGGAGTGGTCCCCGAGTCCTGCATACTGGAAGACGAGCCGGTATTTCTGGTCTGCACGCACGCCAAGCGCAATGTGTGCTGCGCCCGCATTGGACTACCCCTCGCTCGGTCCCTGGCCGAAAAGTTGCCGGACAGAGTATGGGAAACGTCACACGTTGGCGGCGATCGCTACGCCGCCAACCTCGTGTGCTTGCCACACGGAATTTTCTACGGCAGCATGTCTCAGGCTGCTGCACTGGCAGCGGCTAACGCGTACCGGTCGGGCGAGGTCATCCTCGACCGCTACCGGGGACGCGCAGGCATCCCTGAGCCATTGCAAGCCGTGGAGCACTTCGCCCGAGCCCATACGGGAGAGTGCTCCGTCGGCGCGGTGGCCGTGGAATCCTCCAGGACGGACGGCGACGTCACCGAAGCCATCGTGCGGGTGCGCACGAAGCGGCGCGGCGACGTCCGGTTCCAGGTCGTGATCGAGCCATCGGCGTTCACCACGCCGTGTGGTACGGCTTGCGCCGAGACGATCTCGACCTACCGGCTGGTTTCGCTGGACAGGCTCACGCCTGTGCGGTACGCCACGCCCGCCCTCGCCTGA